The following are encoded together in the Tepidiforma bonchosmolovskayae genome:
- the extP gene encoding selenite/tellurite reduction operon b-type cytochrome ExtP: MAVEAPPKPTLADKIYDRLFHNYVWKSIFRTGYPNTPRNQMLIVATNVFLHLHPTRIHRTHVKITHTYCLGGLSFFMFLGLTVTGILLMFYYVPSVERAYLDIQNITTTVQFGQLMRNMHRWMAHAMVILVFLHMMRVFYTGAYKPPREFNWVVGVILLVLTFLLSFTGYLLPWDQLAFWAITVGSEIAGSAPVLGPKTRFWMLGGFEVGPNALIRFYTLHVIGLPLLAAIFMAVHFWRIRRDGGLARPL; encoded by the coding sequence ATGGCCGTCGAAGCACCACCCAAGCCAACCCTCGCCGATAAGATCTACGACAGGCTCTTCCACAACTACGTCTGGAAGTCCATCTTCCGCACCGGCTACCCGAACACGCCGCGCAACCAGATGCTCATCGTTGCGACGAACGTGTTCCTCCACCTCCACCCGACCCGCATCCACCGCACCCACGTCAAAATCACCCACACCTACTGCCTCGGTGGCCTCTCCTTCTTTATGTTCCTCGGGCTCACGGTCACCGGCATCCTGCTGATGTTCTACTACGTGCCCTCCGTCGAACGGGCCTACCTCGATATCCAGAACATCACCACCACCGTCCAGTTCGGCCAGCTGATGCGCAACATGCACCGCTGGATGGCCCACGCCATGGTCATCCTCGTCTTCCTCCACATGATGCGCGTCTTCTACACCGGCGCCTATAAACCGCCGCGCGAATTCAACTGGGTCGTCGGCGTCATCCTCCTGGTCCTCACCTTCCTCCTCAGCTTCACCGGCTACCTCCTCCCGTGGGACCAGCTCGCCTTCTGGGCCATCACCGTCGGCTCCGAAATCGCCGGCTCCGCCCCCGTCCTCGGCCCGAAGACCCGCTTCTGGATGCTCGGCGGCTTCGAAGTCGGCCCTAACGCCCTCATCCGCTTCTACACGCTCCACGTCATCGGCCTGCCGCTGCTCGCCGCCATCTTCATGGCCGTCCACTTCTGGCGCATCCGCCGCGACGGCGGTCTCGCCCGGCCGCTCTAG
- a CDS encoding cytochrome b family protein: MATAVVARPVARPQPRARDEEVLVWPDLIFIEFISALVFTVGLLILSTFMNAPLLDQANPDVTPNPSKAPWYLLNLQELLLHMNAAMAGIIVPTVWLILLAAFPYFDRDNEGQGAWFATENAWRITIISGIVAFVGTWLLILWDTGKIAYFLHSWFGLSGGDTLRFLENVRSMQSQLPWPEWSRSITYLPFELRILDGTGRGGPTTFQHLDFPGWLVEQAIPITALVGLPSLLIYSLWRSGLVVSRRDALLALFTGFVVVFGVLTLVGTAFRGQGQELVMPWQLKVSEGIPGQEAH; the protein is encoded by the coding sequence ATGGCAACCGCAGTCGTAGCCCGCCCCGTCGCGCGCCCGCAGCCCCGCGCGCGTGACGAAGAGGTCCTCGTCTGGCCCGACCTTATCTTCATCGAATTCATCTCGGCGCTCGTCTTCACGGTCGGTCTCCTCATCCTGTCGACCTTCATGAACGCGCCGCTCCTCGACCAGGCGAACCCCGACGTCACCCCCAACCCCTCCAAGGCGCCGTGGTACCTCCTCAACCTGCAGGAGCTCCTCCTCCACATGAACGCGGCCATGGCCGGCATCATCGTGCCGACCGTCTGGCTCATCCTCCTCGCCGCGTTCCCCTACTTCGACCGCGATAACGAAGGCCAGGGCGCCTGGTTCGCCACCGAAAACGCCTGGCGCATCACCATCATCTCCGGCATCGTCGCCTTCGTCGGCACCTGGCTCCTCATCCTCTGGGACACCGGCAAGATCGCCTACTTCCTCCATTCGTGGTTCGGGCTCTCCGGCGGCGATACCCTCCGCTTCCTCGAGAACGTCCGCTCCATGCAGTCGCAGCTCCCGTGGCCCGAATGGTCGCGCAGCATCACCTACCTCCCCTTCGAGCTGCGCATCCTCGATGGCACCGGCCGCGGCGGCCCGACCACCTTCCAGCATCTCGACTTCCCCGGCTGGCTCGTCGAACAGGCGATTCCGATCACCGCCCTCGTTGGCCTTCCCAGCCTGCTCATCTACTCCCTCTGGCGCTCCGGGCTTGTCGTCAGCCGCCGCGATGCGCTTCTTGCGCTCTTCACCGGCTTCGTCGTCGTCTTCGGCGTTCTCACCCTGGTGGGCACGGCGTTCCGCGGCCAGGGCCAGGAGCTCGTCATGCCCTGGCAGCTCAAGGTGAGCGAAGGCATCCCGGGGCAGGAGGCACACTGA
- a CDS encoding QcrA and Rieske domain-containing protein — protein MAQAQSAPRATGRIERARQIEARKLARRSFLRVSAFSGLALFTGGLLASFLGFFNLRKPTGFGGTVTVTADRIPRPGADPVRIPEGKFWLVNLNGPEGDVLQVGGTGGILALYWKCPHLGCTVPWNPAFNGATVNFPGIIGWFRCPCHGSTYSKAGVRVFGPAPRPMDTMAIKVNGDGSVSVNTGQITAGAIDNPLRAIPYS, from the coding sequence ATGGCACAGGCTCAATCCGCTCCCCGTGCGACCGGGCGCATCGAGCGCGCCCGCCAGATCGAAGCCCGCAAACTCGCGCGCCGCTCCTTCCTCCGGGTCAGCGCCTTCTCCGGCCTCGCCCTCTTCACCGGGGGGCTGCTCGCCTCCTTCCTTGGGTTCTTCAACCTCCGGAAGCCGACCGGCTTCGGCGGTACCGTCACCGTCACCGCCGACCGCATCCCCCGCCCCGGCGCCGACCCGGTCCGCATCCCCGAGGGCAAGTTCTGGCTCGTCAACTTGAACGGCCCGGAGGGCGACGTCCTCCAGGTCGGCGGCACCGGCGGCATCCTCGCGCTCTACTGGAAGTGCCCCCACCTCGGCTGCACCGTCCCGTGGAACCCCGCGTTCAACGGCGCCACCGTCAACTTCCCCGGCATCATCGGCTGGTTCCGCTGCCCCTGCCATGGCTCGACCTACTCCAAGGCCGGGGTCCGCGTCTTCGGCCCCGCGCCGCGTCCGATGGACACCATGGCCATCAAGGTGAATGGTGACGGCTCGGTGAGCGTCAACACCGGCCAGATCACCGCGGGCGCGATCGATAACCCCCTCCGCGCTATCCCCTACTCCTGA